The following is a genomic window from Gymnodinialimonas ceratoperidinii.
GACAAACCGCTGTCGGTCGAGGCGCGCGCCTATATCGTGGCGCTCGAACGTCAGGTCGCGGCCGCCGAGGTCCTTGATATCGAAACCAACTACACGATCCGCGCCACAGCGCTGATGGCGATCAGCCGCGAGATGTCGAACGACATTCTGGCCGACGCCCTGAAGGCAGCGCTTTGGCGTCTGTTCCGCTGGCGGATGGATGAGGCCGCGAAATCGCGGTCGGGCAAGGATAACCGCCTGCCGGAAGTGATGGAGATGATGGCAGAGGCCACGCGGAAAGGCACCGTAAGAGCGCTTCTCGAAGCGCAGCTTCCGCCCGATACTCCCTCTTGAACGCAGGCCCCACCCCGCCTATATCTTGCTTGTTCCGCAAGGGACTATGGACATAAACGCGCTCGTAATAAGCGGATCGGACCCGGGGGCGGTACCCGGCGACTCCACCAACAAAACCTGTCATTTGCAGGTGGGCATGGGGTCGAAATAGGATCGACGAACGTCTAAAGGGGTTAGCTTTGTCCCGGTGAGATACCACCGTTATCGGTTCAAATCGTACAGTTGCAAATGACAACCGTGCTCCGGCAATGGCTATCGCAGCGTAAGCTGCCTTAGTCGCCGAACTTAAGCCCTGATGCCTAGCCGCATCAGGCGGGGTTCGCAGGCACCTGGCAACAGAAGCCTGCACTTAATCTCCCCACCATTTCAGACGACTGCACCGGGCGTTTTCGCGTGTCCCTTGCGCGGCCCGTACGTGGCGTTGTCATGCGTCGCCAGTGCTGCAGCGCCGCGCGTCGCAAACCGCGCCTTACATCCGGGGCCGAATCTTCTAAAGTGGAAATCTCTACCCGCCCTTTGACAGACCCAACCATGGCCGATGCAGCATGACCGACAGCACTTCTCCGAGCATTCCCTACGGCCGCCTCATGCACGAGGCCGTCTGCGGCGTGATCCGTGAAGTTCTCGGAAAGGTCGCGCGGGAGGGACTGCCCGGCGAGCATCATTTCTTCATCACCTTCGACACCCGCCACGAGGACGTCGAACTGGCCGATTGGCTGAAGGAACGCTATCCCGAAGAGATGATGATCGTGATCCAGAACTGGTATGACGATCTGCAGGTGTCCGAAGACGGCTTCTCGATCACGCTCAACTTCGGCGATGCGCCCGAGCGGCTGAAGGTGCCCTTCGATTCGATTGCAACCTTCGTGGATCCGTCCGTTGAGTTCGGC
Proteins encoded in this region:
- a CDS encoding GntR family transcriptional regulator, producing the protein MSKHNADSIAEALRKRICLEPPTASPVLHEQSLAEEFAVSRTPVRQALQRLAYERLVEVRSGVGTMVSPLKLENRDDDIDLAFSLLRVAARLEGDKPLSVEARAYIVALERQVAAAEVLDIETNYTIRATALMAISREMSNDILADALKAALWRLFRWRMDEAAKSRSGKDNRLPEVMEMMAEATRKGTVRALLEAQLPPDTPS
- a CDS encoding SspB family protein; protein product: MTDSTSPSIPYGRLMHEAVCGVIREVLGKVAREGLPGEHHFFITFDTRHEDVELADWLKERYPEEMMIVIQNWYDDLQVSEDGFSITLNFGDAPERLKVPFDSIATFVDPSVEFGWRFEQTDEESNGDDPSPDGPGTPDDGPDVGADDRSDAPKEAEVVSLDTFRRNH